A genomic segment from Pistricoccus aurantiacus encodes:
- a CDS encoding YciK family oxidoreductase: MNCKIDYQAPAELLKDRIILVTGAGNGIGRAAALAYASHGATVILLGRTTSRLEEVYDAIEAAGGPQPAIYPLDFEGATPEDYRHMAETLDQEFGRLDGLLHNAGILGRITPFEQYNPELWQQVMQINLNGPVMMTQALLPLLKAADQASVIFTSSGVGHKGRAFWGAYAVSKAATENFVEVLADELENTSRIRINSINPGATRTAMRQTAFPGEDPQTLLAPEDIMPSYLWLMGPDSEGHSGEHFEAQPPRNQ; encoded by the coding sequence ATGAACTGCAAGATCGACTATCAAGCACCGGCGGAGCTGCTCAAGGATCGCATCATCCTGGTCACCGGAGCGGGTAACGGCATCGGCCGTGCCGCGGCATTGGCCTATGCCAGTCATGGCGCGACGGTGATTCTGCTGGGTCGAACGACCTCTCGACTGGAAGAGGTTTACGATGCCATCGAGGCGGCGGGTGGACCACAGCCCGCCATCTATCCACTGGATTTCGAAGGCGCCACCCCGGAAGACTACCGCCACATGGCGGAAACCCTGGACCAGGAGTTCGGGCGTCTCGACGGGCTCCTGCATAATGCGGGGATTCTGGGCCGTATTACCCCCTTCGAGCAATACAATCCGGAGCTATGGCAGCAGGTCATGCAGATCAACCTCAACGGCCCGGTAATGATGACCCAGGCGCTGCTGCCGCTACTCAAGGCGGCGGATCAGGCCTCCGTGATATTCACCTCCTCCGGCGTTGGCCATAAGGGGCGCGCCTTTTGGGGCGCCTATGCGGTATCCAAGGCGGCAACGGAAAATTTCGTCGAAGTGTTGGCAGACGAATTGGAAAACACTTCTCGCATCCGCATCAACAGTATCAATCCAGGCGCAACTCGCACCGCCATGCGTCAGACCGCCTTTCCCGGCGAGGATCCGCAAACGCTGCTGGCCCCGGAAGACATCATGCCCAGCTATCTGTGGTTGATGGGGCCGGATAGTGAAGGGCATAGCGGCGAACACTTCGAGGCCCAGCCGCCGCGGAACCAGTAA
- a CDS encoding CBS domain-containing protein, giving the protein MRAADVMTTKVISVALESEVREIASLLAEHGISAVPVVDSEQRVLGIVSEGDLIRRIENDEDSHKSWWLKLFSGTSVVDYVKAHGRCAGEVMTPDPLTVSEDEPLHRIAGLLEKYRIKRVPVVRDGRLVGIVSRSNLLRGFATAEPEIEASIDDRNIRKAIYKELKALSGLWDEHLTVIVSNGCVQLWGLVETKEQRWAVQVAAENAPGVKQVINHLGLRPRGIGGY; this is encoded by the coding sequence ATGCGTGCCGCCGATGTCATGACAACCAAGGTGATCAGTGTCGCCCTTGAGAGCGAGGTTCGCGAGATCGCCAGTCTCCTTGCCGAGCACGGTATCAGTGCAGTGCCGGTGGTGGATAGCGAGCAGCGTGTTCTCGGTATCGTTAGCGAAGGCGATCTGATACGCCGTATCGAGAACGACGAGGATAGCCACAAGTCCTGGTGGCTCAAGCTGTTTTCCGGCACTAGCGTGGTGGACTACGTAAAGGCTCACGGCCGATGCGCCGGTGAGGTCATGACCCCCGACCCGCTCACCGTGAGCGAGGATGAGCCGCTGCACCGTATCGCTGGACTGCTGGAAAAATATCGCATCAAGCGGGTGCCGGTGGTGCGCGACGGCCGTCTGGTTGGCATCGTCAGTCGCTCCAACCTGCTGCGCGGCTTTGCCACCGCCGAGCCCGAGATTGAAGCCAGCATCGATGATCGCAACATTCGCAAGGCCATCTACAAGGAGCTGAAAGCATTAAGCGGGCTTTGGGATGAGCACCTCACTGTGATTGTCTCTAATGGTTGCGTTCAGCTCTGGGGATTGGTGGAAACCAAGGAGCAGCGCTGGGCGGTGCAGGTGGCTGCCGAGAACGCGCCAGGTGTCAAGCAGGTAATCAACCATCTGGGGCTCAGGCCGCGCGGCATTGGCGGATACTGA